Genomic segment of Xanthomonas sp. DAR 35659:
CTCAATCGCCTGCTCAACAAGGGCGCCATCCGCGCCGACAAGCAGGGTCGCCGTTATCTCTATACCCCGTTGCTGGCCCGCGAGCAGTGGGTGCAGCAGCAAAGCGAAGGCCTGCTCGAACGCCTGTTCGGCGGCCGTGTCGCGCCCTTGGTGGCGCACTTCAGCGAACGCGGCAAGCTGAGCGATGCCGATATCGCGGAACTCAAACGACTGATCCAGGAGCTTGACGATGAGCGTTGAAACGTTCGTGGCAGGGATGTGGGCGACGGCGCTGGCCGGCAGCGCGGCGATCGTGGCGGTGCTGGCGGTGCGCGCGCCGTTGCGGCGCCTGTTCGGCGCGGGGCTCGCCTATGCTGCCTGGGCCATGGTGCCGCTGGCGATGTTCGCGGCGCTGCTGCCTGGCGACGCGCGTCCGTCGTTGCCGTCGTTGGCGCTGCCGCAGGTGTGGGTGGGCGCGACGCAGACGACGGGCATGGCCGGCACACCGATGCCGGGCGCGGACCGGTACGCCGCAGCGTGGTTGTTTGCGCTTTGGCTGCTGGGCGCCACGGCGATGGCCGTGACCCTGTGGCGGCAGCAGCGGCGCTACCGGCGCAGTCTGGGGCAGCTATCGCCCGGCACCGACGGGGTGCTGTACGCGCAGCATGCGCTGCATGGTCCGCTGGTGCTCGGCGCGTGGCGCCCGCGGATCGTGGTGCCGCTGGATTTCGCGCAGCGCTATCCGACTGCGCAGGCGCAACTGGTCCTGGACCACGAGCGCACCCATATCGCCCGCGGCGACACCCGCCACAACCTGGTGCTGGCCGCCTTGCGCTGCGTGTACTGGTTCAATCCGCTGTTGCACTGGGCCGCGGCGCGGTTCCGCTTCGATCAGGAACTGGCCTGCGACGCGGCGGTGCTGGCGCGGCATCCGGCCTCGCGCCGCAGCTATGCCGAAGCGATGCTGCAGACCCAACTGGATGCGATCGCATTGCCGGTCGGCTGCCACTGGCAGGCCGGGCAGACCTTGCGCCAGCGCATCGCGCTGCTGCAACGGCCGGCGGTGCGCGGTTGGCGGCGGCGTGCCGGCATCGCCGTGGTGGCGACGCTGGCGCTGTGCGGGGCCACGGCGGCCTGGGCGTTGCAGCCGCTGCCGGCGTCCTCGTTGGCGAGCAGCGACCGAGCCGCCGGGCTGGCGAAGGCGCAGGTGCCCGACACGGCCGCGCGCGCCTCCGGCGATCAAACACGTTCCGCGCCCGCATACGCTTGGGCCGCCGACGCGGCGGCAGCCTCGGCCAAGCGCGGGACGACGCCGGCCACGCCGCTGGCGATGAATCCACCGGTCTACCCGCGCGAGGCACTGGACAAGGGCGTTTCGGGGAAGGTGCTGCTGCTGGTCGATGTGGACGCGGCCGGCCGCGTCAGCGACGTCGCCCTGTCCGGGCACGGCAGTGGCGATGCCGTGCTGGATCAGGCGGCGATGGCGGCGGCCCGGCAGTGGCGCTTCGTGCCGGCGAAAGCGCGTGGGCGGGCGATCGCCTCGCGGCTGAAGATTCCGGTCAACTTCGACCTGGGGATGCAGCCGGCGGATGCGCCGCCGGGCATGGCCAATGCCGCTCGCTACAACTGGTATCTGCTGGACATGGATGGCGACCCGCGTGACTACCGTTGCGACATCCTCTACACCCCCGGGACCCTGGGCGGAGGCGATCCCCTGTACTGCGGTTTCGCGGTCAAGGTGGCCACGCGATGAGCCTGCGCTGGGTCGGCGTTGCCTTCGCCAGCCTGTGTCTGGTCGGCTGCGCCAGCCAACCGCCGCGCGAGCAGGCGCAGCGGCTGGATTCGGTGGATCAGCGTCTGCTCGCGCCGGGCGGCGATGGCGCCGCCGCTGGTTCGATCACGCCCTACAGGATGCAACCGCAGCAGGTGTTCCGCATGCCGCAGCCGCTGGACGCGGCCACGCCGCAGTTGCCGTCCGATTCGCCGCGACAAACATTGGCGCCGACCACCGTGTGCGTGCGTGTGATCCTGACCGCGCAGGGCGCGGTGCAGCGCAGCGAGCCGCTGCACGATCGCGAGGACTGCAACGCCGGGGCTTTGGCGGACAACGCCGATCTGCTGCAGGCGGTGCAGCAGCAGATCGCGCACTGGCGCTTCGTGCCGGCGGCGATCTGCACGTACACCGATCCGGCGCAACGTCCGGCGGTGGCGGATCGTTGCGACGCTGCGGCCTCGATCGAGGAAGTGCCGGTGACCTTGGCCTATGCGTTCACGTTCGAAGTGCGGCAGGGCAAGGCCAGTGTGCAGGCTGGAGATTTGGGGGGACGTGGGGCGCGTTGAGTGAAGGCGTCGGCGGAGAGCGTAGTGGAAGTGCTTTAGTGCAGGGTCCCCGGTTGAGGCGCCGGTTGTCTGTGAGTGTCTGTCGCGGCTGAAGCCGCTCCTACAGGAGCGCGGGGCTCGGCTACAGCATCTGTGGCTTGAACAGGCGGCGCCGCGAGATCTCGGCACCGGACAGCATGAACTTGCCGTCGCCGCGGTAGTGCAGGGTTTTGGGCAGTTTCGGCGACACGGCGACGTGCGCCTTCACCACTTCCCAGACGAACAGGTTGTGCCGGGCAATGCCGCGGCCGTCGTGCAGGCGGCACTCGAAGCTGGCATAGCACTCGGCGATCAGCGGCGCCTGCACCTGGCTGCCGGCCACCGCGGTCAGGCCGAAGTGGGCGAACTTGTCCACCTGCGCGCCGCTGCTGTTGCCGATGCCGACCACGGTGTCGACCAGGTCCGCGGTGGGCAGGTTGATCGTGCATTGCCGGCTGCGCCGGACCAGGTCGAAACTGTGGTTGGCGCTGGAGATGCAGCAGGCGATCAGCGAGGGCGAGAACTCCAGCACCATGTGCCAGCCCAGGGTCATGATGTCGCGCTGCCCGTTCCATGCCGAACCGACCAGCACCACCGGGCCGGGTTCGAGGAAACGGCGCACCTGCTCGGTCGGATAATCGTGTTTGCGGTAGCGGCGCATGGGGGCGTCCTCGCGGTGGCGACGCGACCAGTCTGGCCGGCGACGGTGAACGCCGCGTCGGCGCGCGCTACTCCAGCCGATGCACCGCATCGGCGATGCGTTCCACTTCCTCGGCCTGGTGGCTCACGTAGAGCATCGGCAGTCTCACTTCATCGCGTACCCGCTGCAGGTACGGGATCAGTTCGGCGCGGCGCGGCGCGTCCAGCGCCGACAGCGGTTCGTCGAACAGCAGGATCGCCGGCTGCGCCAGCAGGGCGCGGCCGATCGCCACGCGCTGCGTCTCGCCACCGGACAGGTTGCCCGGGCGCCGTCCCAGCAGCGGCGCGATGCCGAGCAGGTCCACCACCGCATCGAAGCCGAAGCGCGCGGCCTCGCCGCGGCCATGGCGGCCGTAGCCGAGGTTGCGGCGCACGTCCATGTGCGGGAACAGCCGCGCGTCCTGGAACACGTAGCCGATGCGGCGCCGATGGGTGGGCACGTCGATGCCGGCCGCGC
This window contains:
- a CDS encoding TonB family protein; this translates as MSVETFVAGMWATALAGSAAIVAVLAVRAPLRRLFGAGLAYAAWAMVPLAMFAALLPGDARPSLPSLALPQVWVGATQTTGMAGTPMPGADRYAAAWLFALWLLGATAMAVTLWRQQRRYRRSLGQLSPGTDGVLYAQHALHGPLVLGAWRPRIVVPLDFAQRYPTAQAQLVLDHERTHIARGDTRHNLVLAALRCVYWFNPLLHWAAARFRFDQELACDAAVLARHPASRRSYAEAMLQTQLDAIALPVGCHWQAGQTLRQRIALLQRPAVRGWRRRAGIAVVATLALCGATAAWALQPLPASSLASSDRAAGLAKAQVPDTAARASGDQTRSAPAYAWAADAAAASAKRGTTPATPLAMNPPVYPREALDKGVSGKVLLLVDVDAAGRVSDVALSGHGSGDAVLDQAAMAAARQWRFVPAKARGRAIASRLKIPVNFDLGMQPADAPPGMANAARYNWYLLDMDGDPRDYRCDILYTPGTLGGGDPLYCGFAVKVATR
- a CDS encoding molybdenum ABC transporter ATP-binding protein, whose protein sequence is MLSIDIDVRRGHFQRRLRIEEAARVIALVGPSGAGKTSVLNAIAGVLRPHSGRIVIAERVLYDSAAGIDVPTHRRRIGYVFQDARLFPHMDVRRNLGYGRHGRGEAARFGFDAVVDLLGIAPLLGRRPGNLSGGETQRVAIGRALLAQPAILLFDEPLSALDAPRRAELIPYLQRVRDEVRLPMLYVSHQAEEVERIADAVHRLE
- a CDS encoding BlaI/MecI/CopY family transcriptional regulator — encoded protein: MTISDAEAVVMQVLWERHPLGAEEVFAALAGHGGWAEPTVKTLLNRLLNKGAIRADKQGRRYLYTPLLAREQWVQQQSEGLLERLFGGRVAPLVAHFSERGKLSDADIAELKRLIQELDDER
- a CDS encoding flavin reductase family protein, which translates into the protein MRRYRKHDYPTEQVRRFLEPGPVVLVGSAWNGQRDIMTLGWHMVLEFSPSLIACCISSANHSFDLVRRSRQCTINLPTADLVDTVVGIGNSSGAQVDKFAHFGLTAVAGSQVQAPLIAECYASFECRLHDGRGIARHNLFVWEVVKAHVAVSPKLPKTLHYRGDGKFMLSGAEISRRRLFKPQML